Proteins encoded in a region of the Hyphomicrobiales bacterium genome:
- a CDS encoding formate dehydrogenase subunit gamma, translating to MIMQRRGSLRTRRPFAFLASLVLALLIGATGFGGTAQAQEVAPELRGAPTGGAVPGGTLGTTSDSEFWRAIRRGESGTVSIPDKNAAQLIQSEGENWRAIRNGPMSVYGAWLMLGMIIVLALFFLLRGRIKIESGWSGMTVTRFTMVERFGHWLVAVSFVLHALTGLNMLYGRYTLKPLIGPDAFSLLMNAGKWYHNYGAFAFIAGLVIVFVCWIVHNLPSRYDVVWLAKGGGLFTAHTHPPARKFNAGQKIIFWVVILGGVSLSLSGLALMFPFQFTFFGDTFSALNVFGLGLPADFTPLQEQQLNQLWHGVVSLAMIAAILAHIYIGTLGMEGAIGAMWSGEVDLNWAREHHSVWVEEMDKEPAKGGAAAQPAE from the coding sequence ATGATCATGCAGCGCAGAGGCAGCCTTCGAACGCGGCGCCCATTTGCCTTCCTCGCAAGTCTCGTTCTAGCGCTGCTGATCGGCGCGACCGGATTTGGCGGGACCGCGCAGGCCCAGGAGGTCGCGCCGGAGCTGCGCGGCGCGCCGACCGGCGGTGCGGTGCCCGGCGGGACGCTCGGCACGACATCGGATTCCGAATTCTGGCGCGCCATTCGCAGAGGCGAGTCAGGGACCGTGTCGATCCCCGACAAGAATGCCGCACAGCTTATTCAATCGGAGGGGGAGAACTGGCGCGCGATCCGCAACGGTCCCATGTCGGTCTACGGCGCCTGGTTGATGCTCGGCATGATCATCGTGCTCGCCTTGTTCTTTCTCCTTCGCGGGCGGATCAAGATCGAGTCGGGATGGAGCGGGATGACGGTCACCCGCTTCACGATGGTGGAGCGGTTTGGACATTGGCTGGTCGCCGTCTCCTTCGTTCTCCACGCCCTCACCGGGCTCAACATGCTTTACGGCCGCTACACCCTCAAACCGCTGATTGGTCCGGATGCCTTCTCGCTGCTGATGAACGCCGGAAAGTGGTATCACAATTACGGGGCGTTTGCCTTCATTGCCGGCCTCGTGATCGTCTTCGTCTGCTGGATCGTACACAATCTTCCGAGCCGCTATGACGTGGTCTGGCTGGCCAAGGGCGGCGGCCTGTTCACCGCGCATACGCACCCGCCGGCGCGCAAGTTCAATGCCGGCCAGAAGATCATCTTCTGGGTGGTGATCTTGGGCGGCGTCAGCCTGAGCTTGTCGGGCCTCGCCCTCATGTTTCCGTTCCAATTCACCTTCTTCGGCGACACCTTCTCGGCGCTGAATGTTTTCGGCCTCGGTCTGCCCGCCGATTTCACGCCGCTCCAGGAGCAACAGCTCAATCAGCTCTGGCACGGCGTCGTGTCACTGGCGATGATCGCCGCGATCCTGGCGCATATCTATATCGGCACGCTGGGCATGGAGGGCGCCATCGGCGCCATGTGGTCGGGCGAGGTCGACTTGAATTGGGCCCGGGAGCACCACAGCGTCTGGGTCGAGGAGATGGACAAGGAGCCGGCCAAGGGGGGAGCCGCCGCCCAGCCCGCGGAATAG
- a CDS encoding c-type cytochrome: MSVRRHRYRIAAGAAVRALFVLCLAAIWLGPLAVRAAGAPDRLVGHGGPIKSVSISPDGDLWLSAGFDYSIIRWEIDGETARIGHRFLDHDGGVNDVTATPDGKLAVSASDDGTVGVFDLAANRLLKRLTGHTAKVVDVAVSADGKVAASAGWDRTARLWDLEKLKPIAVLEGHRGNVNSVAFSADGSRLYTAGYDGGVRSWRVADGTLEGMVYRYGGPLNVICVLPGGKRALVGGIGDGGSGFIGVIDLRTGELAKVLQPFSRPVLAAGVWARHRIVAAAGSDGIVRVWDPDTWELKYEHENPYGPVWSLAISGDGTKIYYSGLDDFIIGWQIEPLEAFEPVVGVYPRRFQVTEATDPGEMQFAQRCSVCHTVSPQDGNRAGPSLYRLFGRKAGSLPGYPYSKALRESTIVWNEETVAELFDHGPDQVTPGSKMPLQRLKSVEDRDALIAYLKRATRANGGAINGRSGADAAQPGGTSGDGK, encoded by the coding sequence ATGTCCGTACGACGACACCGGTATCGCATCGCTGCGGGCGCCGCCGTCCGCGCCCTTTTCGTCCTGTGCCTCGCCGCGATCTGGCTCGGTCCTCTCGCCGTCCGCGCCGCCGGCGCGCCGGATCGGCTTGTCGGTCACGGCGGGCCGATCAAGTCGGTCAGTATCAGCCCCGACGGCGACCTCTGGCTCTCGGCCGGTTTCGACTATTCGATCATCCGTTGGGAAATCGACGGCGAAACCGCGCGCATCGGGCATCGGTTCCTGGACCATGATGGAGGCGTCAACGATGTCACCGCGACGCCGGACGGCAAGCTGGCGGTTTCGGCGAGCGATGATGGAACCGTCGGCGTTTTCGACTTGGCCGCGAACCGCCTCCTTAAGCGCCTGACGGGACACACGGCGAAGGTGGTCGACGTCGCCGTTTCCGCTGACGGCAAAGTGGCCGCCTCGGCCGGCTGGGACCGCACGGCCCGGCTCTGGGACTTGGAGAAGCTCAAGCCGATCGCGGTTCTGGAGGGGCATCGCGGGAACGTAAATTCGGTGGCGTTCTCGGCCGACGGGTCGCGGCTCTACACCGCCGGCTACGACGGCGGCGTCAGGTCCTGGCGCGTCGCCGACGGCACGCTCGAGGGTATGGTCTACCGCTATGGCGGGCCGCTCAACGTGATCTGCGTTCTGCCGGGCGGTAAGCGCGCCTTGGTCGGCGGCATCGGCGACGGCGGCAGCGGATTTATCGGCGTCATCGATCTGCGGACGGGCGAGCTGGCGAAGGTGTTACAGCCGTTCAGCCGGCCGGTGCTCGCGGCCGGCGTGTGGGCGCGGCATCGCATCGTCGCGGCGGCCGGCAGCGACGGCATCGTCCGGGTCTGGGACCCGGACACCTGGGAGCTCAAATACGAGCACGAGAATCCCTACGGGCCGGTCTGGTCGCTGGCCATCTCCGGCGACGGCACGAAGATCTATTATTCGGGCCTCGACGATTTCATCATCGGCTGGCAAATCGAGCCTCTCGAAGCCTTCGAGCCGGTCGTTGGCGTCTATCCGCGCCGGTTTCAGGTGACCGAGGCTACGGACCCCGGCGAAATGCAGTTCGCCCAGCGGTGCAGCGTCTGTCACACGGTCTCGCCGCAGGACGGCAATCGCGCCGGCCCGAGCCTGTATCGGCTGTTCGGGCGCAAGGCGGGCTCGTTGCCCGGCTATCCCTATTCGAAGGCGCTGCGCGAATCGACCATCGTCTGGAACGAGGAGACCGTTGCCGAGCTGTTCGACCACGGGCCCGACCAGGTCACGCCGGGCTCGAAAATGCCCTTGCAGCGGTTGAAGAGCGTTGAGGATCGCGACGCGCTGATCGCCTATCTGAAACGCGCGACACGCGCGAATGGCGGCGCTATAAACGGCCGGAGCGGGGCGGACGCGGCCCAGCCGGGCGGAACTTCGGGAGATGGGAAATGA